The following coding sequences lie in one Variovorax terrae genomic window:
- a CDS encoding TonB-dependent receptor plug domain-containing protein produces the protein MRLEFLFSPARSGAAGERPAARRAEWPLREMLVTTVLTHAVAASAQGMPDERGASDAPQLEAVTVTARRSIEQRFFATGSLVVVDRKDIENLGAFSVADVLRQLPGVQVTPTADGGVEIRMRGMDRNATQLLIDGQRVASGKSQLPIDQLPSELIERIEVVRAPTAEFSGATGGTLNIVLRQATIQRETVIRLTDNHVWGRNAGQAFFSKTGPLGGGGAVPALRAAPAAPAPAAPAPKAAEAPAAAADSGAPATAQAEERAPAATDTAPAAALPSLPADAQPWSYFLAVSSTGYVVGSDTHRRTVDGGSVVAESDASGRYRRSDFSLVPRLNGRLSASDQLALRATITRGRFSGRYDSQGTGVDAGGAYNALTAESYGYERRYLQAGADWTHRFADSKLETTLSGSQSRDEVDRAGSFTQSYGAASATSPYSFLDNRQEDLWSLSSKLTGTSSALLWSLGAQAEYRSLGVNTLSSGAAPVSLNVDMKRHVVWGQNEWELPANTTLTAGLRAETLLIQGADAGLPDGRRMSFLQPSLHTRTPINDDLQFRVNLARVTRNPSIWSLIDRSTPSQGSNSISNPDTIGNPNLRSEVAWTLDAGFERRLAPQGQVGVNLFVRSVKDTIAALTTLVGNRWVEQRSNVGDATVWGLEADAKTGLGWLGLGSDWTLSTNASLLQSRMTSGPNQGSRIPGQARYTASMNVAKPMRRTGGLFGGVALSLTGPAQLNTSPGITGRDNARAMLDVYLGGVVPKLGYWRIGVYNIGNARYDRERSYPDGAGGFAQNSSVMTLTPRVYLTVGTQF, from the coding sequence ATGCGTTTGGAGTTTCTGTTTTCGCCGGCCCGAAGCGGGGCGGCGGGCGAGCGGCCGGCTGCGCGGCGCGCCGAGTGGCCGCTGCGCGAGATGCTGGTCACCACCGTGCTGACGCACGCGGTCGCGGCCTCGGCGCAGGGCATGCCCGATGAGCGCGGGGCTTCCGATGCGCCGCAGCTCGAGGCGGTGACGGTCACGGCGCGGCGCTCGATCGAGCAGCGCTTCTTCGCGACCGGTTCGCTGGTGGTGGTGGACCGCAAGGACATCGAGAACCTGGGCGCCTTCTCGGTGGCCGACGTGCTGCGCCAGCTGCCGGGCGTGCAGGTGACGCCCACCGCCGACGGCGGCGTGGAGATCCGCATGCGCGGCATGGACCGCAATGCGACGCAGCTCTTGATCGATGGCCAGCGCGTCGCCAGCGGCAAGTCGCAGCTGCCCATCGACCAACTGCCGTCGGAGCTGATCGAGCGCATCGAGGTGGTTCGCGCCCCGACGGCCGAGTTCTCGGGCGCCACTGGCGGCACGCTCAACATCGTGCTGCGCCAGGCCACCATCCAGCGCGAAACCGTGATCCGCCTGACCGACAACCATGTCTGGGGCCGCAATGCGGGCCAGGCTTTCTTCTCGAAAACCGGGCCGCTGGGTGGCGGCGGCGCTGTGCCTGCGTTGCGGGCGGCACCGGCGGCCCCAGCGCCCGCAGCACCCGCGCCGAAGGCCGCCGAGGCGCCGGCTGCTGCTGCCGATTCCGGCGCACCGGCCACGGCCCAGGCCGAGGAGCGCGCCCCGGCCGCAACGGACACGGCGCCGGCGGCAGCCCTGCCGTCGCTGCCGGCCGATGCGCAGCCCTGGTCGTACTTCCTGGCGGTGTCCAGCACGGGCTACGTGGTGGGCTCCGACACGCACCGGCGCACCGTGGATGGCGGCAGCGTGGTGGCCGAGTCCGACGCCAGCGGGCGCTACCGGCGCTCGGACTTCTCGCTGGTGCCGCGGCTCAACGGCCGCCTGAGCGCCTCGGACCAGCTGGCGCTGCGCGCCACCATCACGCGTGGGCGCTTCTCCGGGCGCTACGACAGCCAGGGCACGGGCGTCGATGCCGGCGGCGCCTACAACGCGCTGACGGCCGAATCCTACGGGTACGAGCGGCGCTACCTGCAGGCCGGCGCGGACTGGACGCACCGCTTCGCGGACAGCAAGCTGGAGACCACGCTGTCGGGCAGCCAGTCCCGGGACGAGGTCGACCGCGCGGGTAGCTTCACCCAGAGCTACGGCGCGGCCTCGGCCACCAGCCCCTACAGCTTCCTGGACAACCGCCAGGAAGACCTCTGGTCGCTCAGCAGCAAGCTCACCGGCACCAGCAGCGCCCTCCTATGGAGCCTGGGCGCGCAGGCCGAGTACCGCAGCCTGGGCGTGAACACGCTCAGCAGCGGCGCGGCGCCGGTGAGCCTGAATGTCGACATGAAGCGCCATGTGGTCTGGGGCCAGAACGAATGGGAGCTGCCGGCCAACACCACGCTGACCGCGGGCCTGCGCGCGGAGACGCTGCTGATCCAGGGCGCCGATGCCGGCCTGCCGGACGGCCGGCGCATGAGCTTCCTGCAGCCCTCGCTGCACACGCGCACGCCGATCAACGACGACCTGCAGTTTCGCGTCAACCTGGCCCGCGTGACGCGCAACCCGAGCATCTGGAGCCTGATCGACCGCAGCACGCCGAGCCAGGGCAGCAACAGCATCAGCAACCCCGACACGATCGGCAACCCGAACCTGCGCTCCGAGGTGGCCTGGACGCTGGACGCGGGCTTCGAGCGCCGCCTGGCGCCCCAGGGCCAGGTGGGCGTGAACCTGTTCGTGCGCAGCGTGAAGGACACCATCGCGGCCCTGACGACGCTGGTGGGCAACCGCTGGGTCGAGCAGCGCAGCAACGTGGGTGACGCCACGGTGTGGGGCCTGGAGGCGGACGCCAAGACCGGCCTGGGCTGGCTGGGCCTGGGCAGCGACTGGACGCTGTCCACCAACGCCAGCCTGCTGCAGTCGCGCATGACCAGCGGCCCGAACCAGGGCAGCCGCATTCCCGGCCAGGCCCGCTACACCGCGAGCATGAACGTGGCCAAGCCGATGCGCCGCACCGGCGGCCTGTTCGGCGGCGTGGCGCTGTCGCTGACCGGCCCCGCGCAGCTCAACACTTCGCCGGGCATCACGGGGCGCGACAACGCGCGCGCGATGCTGGATGTGTACCTGGGCGGCGTGGTGCCCAAGCTCGGCTACTGGCGCATCGGTGTCTACAACATCGGCAACGCCCGCTACGACCGCGAGCGCAGCTACCCGGACGGTGCCGGCGGCTTCGCGCAGAACAGCTCGGTCATGACCCTGACGCCGCGCGTGTACCTGACGGTGGGGACTCAGTTCTGA
- a CDS encoding YkgJ family cysteine cluster protein yields the protein MPALSPCQHCGACCASFRVDFSVHELDDRGGAVPAGLAVALNDSLCRMRGTDHAPARCAALTGRIGQPVACGIYEWRPSPCREFEAGSDACGVARRRHGLPPLDDKIL from the coding sequence ATGCCCGCCCTCTCCCCCTGCCAGCATTGCGGCGCCTGTTGCGCCAGCTTTCGCGTCGACTTCTCGGTGCATGAGCTCGACGACCGGGGCGGCGCCGTGCCGGCCGGGCTGGCCGTGGCGCTCAACGACAGCCTCTGCCGCATGCGGGGCACGGACCACGCGCCGGCCCGCTGCGCGGCCCTGACCGGCCGGATCGGCCAGCCGGTGGCCTGCGGCATCTACGAATGGCGCCCGTCGCCCTGCCGCGAATTCGAAGCCGGCAGCGATGCCTGCGGCGTTGCGCGCCGCCGCCACGGGCTGCCGCCGCTGGACGACAAAATTCTTTAG
- the kynB gene encoding arylformamidase: MPSTALTVWDISPPVLAGSPVFPGDTPYTQRWSATLGPGCPVNVSALTLSPHVGAHADAPLHYDPQGAAIGSVDLSPYLGRCRVIHAIGCGPLVRWVHLAHALHQLPPRVLVRTYDRMPVDRWDPQLAAYAPDTVARLAALGVTLIGIDTASIDPADSKTLDSHQVIRRHGLRVLENLVLDDVPEGDYELIALPLKLMTADASPVRAVLRALA; the protein is encoded by the coding sequence ATGCCAAGCACCGCCCTCACCGTCTGGGACATCTCGCCGCCTGTGCTGGCGGGCAGCCCCGTCTTTCCCGGTGACACTCCGTACACGCAGCGATGGAGCGCCACCCTCGGCCCCGGCTGCCCCGTCAACGTCAGCGCGCTCACGCTGTCGCCCCATGTCGGCGCCCACGCCGATGCGCCGCTGCACTACGACCCGCAGGGCGCCGCCATCGGCAGCGTGGACCTGTCGCCCTACCTCGGCCGCTGCCGCGTGATCCACGCCATCGGCTGCGGCCCGCTGGTGCGCTGGGTGCACCTGGCCCACGCGCTGCACCAGCTGCCGCCGCGCGTGCTGGTGCGCACCTACGACCGCATGCCGGTGGACCGCTGGGACCCGCAGCTCGCGGCCTACGCGCCCGACACCGTGGCGCGGCTGGCCGCGCTGGGCGTGACGCTGATCGGCATCGACACCGCCAGCATCGACCCGGCCGACAGCAAGACGCTGGACAGCCACCAGGTGATCCGGCGCCACGGCCTGCGCGTGCTCGAGAACCTGGTGCTCGACGACGTGCCCGAGGGCGACTACGAGCTGATCGCCCTGCCCCTGAAACTGATGACGGCCGACGCCTCGCCGGTGCGCGCCGTGCTGCGCGCCCTCGCCTGA
- the kynU gene encoding kynureninase — protein sequence MTTLQDCRALDAQDPLRELRQLFALPEGVIYLDGNSLGVLPRATPQRVAEVVQREWGEGLIRSWNTAGWFELPQRVGDKIAGLIGARPGEVVATDSTSVNLFKVLSAAILIAREDHPARTCVLSERSNFPTDLYIAQALCRQHGLTLRLVEPEEIAGALTPEVAVLMLTHVNYRTGAMHDMAAVTAAAHAAGVLTVWDLAHSAGAVPVDLHGADADFSVGCGYKYLNGGPGAPAFVWVHPRHADRFWQPLAGWWGHAAPFEFTPDYRPAPGIARYLCGTQPIMSLAALDCGLDTLLAAAPLGGMAALRSKSLALADLFIRLVEERCAGHGLGLATPRDPARRGSQACLTREPGAGVDGAGSGAYAIVQTLIARGVIGDFRAGDGGRHKDILRFGFTPLYIGFEDMWHAVEHLRQVLETGEWRQPEFNQQQAVT from the coding sequence ATGACCACCCTGCAAGACTGCCGCGCCCTCGATGCGCAAGACCCGCTGCGCGAGTTGCGCCAGCTGTTCGCCCTGCCCGAAGGGGTGATCTATCTTGACGGCAACTCGCTCGGCGTGCTGCCCCGGGCCACGCCGCAGCGCGTGGCCGAGGTGGTGCAGCGCGAATGGGGCGAAGGCCTGATCCGCTCGTGGAACACGGCCGGCTGGTTCGAGCTGCCGCAGCGCGTGGGCGACAAGATCGCCGGCCTGATCGGGGCACGGCCCGGCGAGGTGGTGGCCACCGACTCCACTTCGGTCAACCTCTTCAAGGTGCTCAGCGCTGCAATTTTGATAGCAAGAGAAGACCACCCGGCGCGGACCTGCGTGCTCTCCGAGCGCTCAAACTTCCCGACCGACCTGTACATCGCCCAGGCCCTGTGCCGCCAGCACGGCCTGACGCTCAGGCTGGTCGAGCCCGAGGAGATCGCCGGCGCCCTGACGCCCGAGGTGGCCGTGCTGATGCTCACCCATGTCAACTACCGCACCGGCGCCATGCACGACATGGCGGCCGTCACGGCGGCGGCCCATGCGGCCGGCGTGCTCACGGTGTGGGACCTCGCGCACAGCGCCGGCGCCGTGCCGGTGGACCTGCACGGCGCCGATGCCGACTTCTCCGTTGGCTGCGGCTACAAGTACCTCAACGGCGGCCCCGGCGCGCCGGCCTTCGTCTGGGTGCACCCGCGCCATGCCGACCGCTTCTGGCAGCCGCTGGCCGGCTGGTGGGGCCATGCCGCGCCGTTCGAGTTCACGCCCGACTACCGGCCCGCGCCGGGCATCGCGCGCTACCTGTGCGGCACCCAGCCCATCATGAGCCTGGCGGCGCTCGACTGCGGGCTGGACACGCTGCTGGCCGCCGCGCCACTGGGCGGCATGGCCGCGCTGCGCAGCAAGTCGCTGGCCCTGGCCGACCTGTTCATCCGCCTCGTCGAGGAACGCTGCGCCGGCCACGGCCTGGGCCTGGCCACGCCGCGCGACCCGGCCCGGCGCGGCTCGCAGGCCTGCCTCACGCGCGAGCCCGGCGCGGGCGTGGACGGCGCCGGCAGCGGCGCCTATGCCATCGTGCAGACGCTGATCGCGCGCGGCGTGATCGGCGACTTTCGCGCGGGCGACGGCGGCCGCCACAAGGACATCCTGCGCTTCGGCTTCACGCCGCTGTACATCGGCTTCGAGGACATGTGGCACGCGGTGGAGCACCTGCGCCAGGTGCTCGAAACCGGCGAGTGGCGCCAACCTGAATTCAACCAACAACAGGCGGTGACCTGA
- the kynA gene encoding tryptophan 2,3-dioxygenase, which produces MTSPKPEDIVRDEKAQLDFSRSMSYGDYLHLDAILNAQQPLSPDHNEMLFIIQHQTSELWMKLMLHELHAAVRCVAQDELGSAFKMLARVSRIMEQLVHAWDVLATMTPPEYSAIRPYLANSSGFQSAQYRCIEFALGNKNAAMLKPHAHRSDLLAQVQAAYEAPSLYDEALRLLARRGLPVPASHTQRDWTRPYESSDAVEQAWLVAYRNPQQYWDLYQLGEELTDLEDAFRLWRFRHVTTVERVIGFKRGTGGTSGVGYLRKMLDVVLFPEIWKLRTDL; this is translated from the coding sequence ATGACATCGCCAAAACCCGAGGACATCGTCCGCGACGAAAAGGCCCAGCTCGACTTCAGCCGCTCGATGAGCTATGGCGACTACCTGCACCTGGACGCGATCCTGAACGCCCAGCAGCCGCTCTCGCCCGACCACAACGAGATGCTGTTCATCATTCAGCACCAGACCAGCGAGCTCTGGATGAAGCTGATGCTGCACGAGCTGCATGCCGCCGTCCGCTGCGTGGCGCAGGACGAGCTGGGCAGCGCCTTCAAGATGCTGGCGCGCGTGAGCCGGATCATGGAGCAGCTCGTGCACGCCTGGGACGTGCTGGCCACCATGACGCCGCCCGAGTACAGCGCCATCCGGCCCTACCTCGCCAACTCCAGCGGCTTCCAGAGCGCGCAGTACCGCTGCATCGAGTTCGCCCTGGGCAACAAGAACGCGGCCATGCTCAAGCCGCATGCGCACCGCTCCGACCTGCTGGCCCAGGTGCAGGCCGCCTACGAGGCCCCCTCGCTCTACGACGAGGCGCTGCGCCTGCTGGCGCGTCGCGGCCTGCCCGTGCCCGCCAGCCACACGCAGCGCGACTGGACCCGGCCCTATGAGAGCAGCGATGCGGTGGAGCAGGCCTGGCTCGTGGCCTACCGCAACCCGCAGCAGTACTGGGACCTGTACCAGCTCGGCGAGGAACTCACCGACCTCGAGGACGCCTTCCGCCTCTGGCGCTTTCGCCACGTGACCACGGTGGAGCGCGTGATCGGCTTCAAGCGCGGCACCGGCGGCACCAGCGGCGTGGGCTACCTGCGCAAGATGCTCGACGTGGTGCTGTTCCCGGAAATATGGAAGCTGCGCACGGATCTGTGA
- a CDS encoding OsmC family protein codes for MRQATRVVIVSDSSRPPYYQEIQCGRHALVADEPVDRGGLDAGPSPFALLLSSLGACTAIALRRHCERRAWPLERLMVTLELRGAPRSAHIAREIHILGALTDAQCARLAAVCERTPVTLALKGGIRIKTQLLVRPLAL; via the coding sequence ATGAGGCAAGCCACTCGCGTCGTCATCGTCAGCGACAGCTCCCGGCCGCCGTATTACCAGGAAATCCAGTGCGGCCGCCACGCGCTGGTCGCGGACGAGCCGGTGGATCGTGGCGGTCTCGATGCCGGGCCCTCGCCGTTCGCCTTGCTGCTGTCGAGCCTGGGGGCGTGCACGGCCATCGCGCTTCGCAGGCATTGCGAGCGGAGGGCCTGGCCGCTCGAGCGCCTGATGGTCACGCTCGAGCTGCGGGGCGCGCCGCGTTCGGCGCACATCGCCCGGGAGATCCACATCCTCGGCGCGTTGACCGACGCGCAATGCGCGCGGCTGGCCGCGGTGTGCGAGCGCACCCCGGTCACGCTGGCGCTCAAAGGCGGCATCAGAATCAAGACCCAGCTGCTGGTGCGGCCACTGGCGTTGTAG
- a CDS encoding SDR family NAD(P)-dependent oxidoreductase, with protein MPTPFEGKVVLVTGAGSGIGRAAAQLFAARGALVYCAGRQQAKLAQTQAMIEAAGGLARIAAADVSREEEVAALLARIDREQARLDVAFNNAGITGGAHRVEDYPVPDFDEVMRVNLTSVFLGMKYELPLMKKTGGGAICNTASVAALTGPGGMCAYAASKHGVLGLTRVAAMENAAHGVRVNALAPGWTETPMVAANSAQNPAFARLALSAIPARRGARAEEAAAAAVWLCSPEASYVLGQMLVVDGGMTIGGFEF; from the coding sequence ATGCCCACCCCATTCGAAGGCAAGGTGGTCCTGGTCACGGGGGCAGGATCCGGCATCGGGCGCGCGGCGGCGCAGCTATTCGCCGCGCGCGGCGCGCTCGTCTATTGCGCCGGGCGGCAGCAGGCGAAGCTGGCACAGACGCAGGCGATGATCGAGGCCGCCGGCGGCCTGGCACGCATTGCGGCGGCCGATGTCTCCCGCGAAGAGGAGGTTGCCGCACTGCTTGCGCGCATCGACCGCGAACAGGCCCGGCTCGACGTCGCCTTCAACAATGCCGGCATCACCGGCGGCGCGCATCGCGTCGAGGACTACCCGGTGCCGGACTTCGACGAGGTGATGCGCGTGAACCTCACGAGCGTCTTTCTCGGCATGAAGTACGAGCTGCCGCTCATGAAGAAGACCGGTGGCGGTGCGATCTGCAACACCGCTTCGGTCGCCGCGCTCACGGGGCCGGGCGGCATGTGCGCCTACGCCGCCTCCAAGCACGGGGTGCTGGGCCTGACCCGCGTGGCGGCGATGGAAAACGCAGCCCACGGCGTGCGGGTCAACGCACTGGCACCGGGCTGGACCGAGACGCCCATGGTCGCCGCCAACAGCGCGCAGAACCCGGCCTTTGCCAGGCTGGCGCTGTCGGCGATTCCGGCCCGACGCGGTGCGCGCGCGGAAGAGGCGGCGGCCGCCGCGGTGTGGCTGTGCTCGCCGGAGGCCAGCTACGTCCTGGGGCAGATGCTGGTCGTCGACGGCGGCATGACCATTGGCGGCTTCGAGTTCTGA
- a CDS encoding NADPH-dependent F420 reductase, which translates to MKIGVMGAGGIGQAFAGHAARAGYEVILSNSRGPESLAAAAREMGPNARAGTREEAAAADVVFLAVQWPQVPEALAGLPAWNGRVLIDATNAVGPGFSTLDLGGKNSSEVVASHAPGARVVKAGNTLVRAMLAADPQVAGGRRVLFLCGDDVAAKQAVGEILGRCGFATIDLGTLASGSPLQQFPGGVLPTLNLVKLG; encoded by the coding sequence ATGAAGATCGGCGTCATGGGGGCGGGCGGCATCGGACAGGCCTTTGCGGGCCATGCCGCGAGGGCCGGCTACGAGGTGATCCTCAGCAACAGCCGGGGCCCCGAATCGCTGGCCGCTGCCGCGCGCGAGATGGGGCCGAACGCCCGGGCCGGCACGCGCGAGGAAGCCGCTGCGGCCGACGTGGTGTTCCTGGCGGTGCAATGGCCGCAGGTGCCGGAAGCCCTGGCCGGCCTGCCGGCCTGGAACGGGCGTGTGCTGATCGACGCGACGAATGCCGTCGGCCCGGGGTTCTCCACCCTGGACCTGGGCGGCAAGAATTCGAGCGAGGTCGTCGCCTCGCACGCGCCCGGCGCGCGCGTCGTGAAAGCGGGCAATACGCTGGTGCGCGCCATGCTGGCTGCCGACCCGCAGGTGGCCGGCGGGCGCCGCGTGCTCTTCCTCTGTGGCGACGACGTTGCGGCAAAACAGGCCGTCGGCGAGATCCTCGGCCGCTGCGGCTTCGCCACCATCGACCTCGGAACCCTGGCCAGTGGCAGCCCGCTTCAGCAGTTTCCGGGGGGCGTGCTGCCCACCTTGAATCTGGTCAAGCTGGGCTGA
- a CDS encoding hydrolase, which produces METQHNPKAGLQAMLTPDNCVLILIDHQPFQFAGLRSHDTQTVINNVVGLAKSAKAFNVPTLLTTVVEDKGGLLLKQLQDVFPEQKPIDRTFINTWEDERVVAWVKKTGRRKIVMAALWTEICLAFPVVHALGDGYEVYFVTDASGGVSLEAHEMAVQRMIQAGGVPLTWTVFASELQRDWARTATVPALGQMLVEHMGNVGTSLLWEQQLLNTPRAGQS; this is translated from the coding sequence ATGGAAACACAGCACAACCCGAAGGCCGGCCTGCAGGCCATGCTCACGCCGGACAACTGCGTTCTCATCCTGATCGACCACCAGCCGTTCCAGTTCGCGGGCCTGCGAAGCCATGACACGCAGACGGTCATCAACAACGTCGTGGGGCTGGCCAAGTCCGCCAAGGCGTTCAACGTGCCGACCCTGCTCACGACGGTGGTCGAGGACAAGGGCGGGCTGCTCCTCAAGCAGCTGCAGGACGTCTTTCCGGAGCAGAAGCCGATCGACCGCACCTTCATCAACACCTGGGAGGACGAGCGCGTCGTGGCCTGGGTGAAGAAGACCGGGCGCAGGAAGATCGTGATGGCGGCGCTGTGGACCGAAATCTGCCTGGCGTTCCCCGTCGTCCACGCGCTGGGCGACGGCTACGAGGTGTACTTCGTCACCGATGCGTCCGGCGGCGTCAGCCTGGAGGCGCACGAGATGGCGGTGCAGCGCATGATCCAGGCCGGCGGCGTGCCGCTCACCTGGACGGTGTTCGCCTCGGAGCTGCAGCGCGATTGGGCCCGCACGGCAACCGTGCCCGCGCTCGGGCAGATGCTGGTCGAGCACATGGGCAACGTTGGTACCAGCCTGTTGTGGGAGCAGCAGTTGCTCAATACCCCGCGGGCGGGCCAGTCATGA